The segment TATGGTAgaatctttttcattttcggAGACTGGAGAAGTAGCTGGCTTAAATCCATCAACCATATCTGCCCAATATTCCTTCTTAAGAGGATTTCTAGGCATTGTGATTCGAGCTTGTGGTTTTGTTTCTGTGAAGCAATGTGTCAGATGGTGAAATTATTTTATGTGGAAAGGAAATTGAGGGAAGACAACGGTAAAATGTAATGTTTTAATACTATGCTTTTCTATAAAGATTCTCCAAGTTTGCCCTTTAAGATGCAACAATGGATAACTAGCACTATAAAGATTGCCGCAAATCCAACACAAAGATAAATAAGGCAGGGCCTACTGCAACTTGTTCAACTCCTTGGCGTTATAGTTGAAAAACTTGCAGATTTTTTTAAGCTTCGAAAGAACGGCACTAGGAGCATCtatcgtttcttttttcgaCGTTCGGGCGACAAATTCATCGActaagaaaataaataacTCGATGTAGCTGGGGAAAACTCACGGAGGGGATAAATAATAACTAGAAAGGGAAGTAACTACAGTTGACCTGATTCTTGAAATAATTGAGTCTTGATTACTTCTATCAATGAAGGACGCCGTTTTGTACGTTTATATAACGTTCAttatagaaagaaaaattcaacaCAGGCGGACATGGGGGATATAATCTTGATATCGTAAAATAATGCAATAAAGGATTAGTGGCTGATAGGTAGATCATGCAACTAAAAGGATATTTTTTGATGCAAATACAGCATCGAATAGTATTATTTTCGATAGCGTACTTCTCCTTTTGTTGGCGAACCAAGATctgtaaaaaaagaagcgATAATGGGCTATATCgacatgaaaaaaacacaTCTTCACAACTCCGAAACAATACTTAACcatcgtctatcaactagtatTTGCATTACTAGTATATGATAACATGCAGTGTTAGAGGTGTTGGAATAAGAACGGACTACCATCTAttaactagtagtcatactagAAGTATATTATAaacggtgttagaagatgacataagttatgagaagctgtcatcgaaataagtggaagctgaaacgcaagaATTGATCATGTAATAGGATAGTGACTGGCAACATATGAAATGACAACGAAAGTAGTTACAGGATTATGTGGAATaacgagttccatttatcGGATTCCTATAccctcgaggagaacttcttgttgataattagtagtttagtaagttgtaataattaagaatagtcgttccttcttaatctatataagagaggtatataaaacacacgctgattggttgtaTTAAACCCAgtggttcagacataaatcagagtgttgatgataagaatttggtgataactcatcttcttatatactaagttctggacaattaatagatctttatcttatcagtgcaggaaattctataattagaatttgcctactccaatttaattggtatcaccataagaatgttagtattcatttacccaacattattagtatcatgttaaagaatgttcgtcatcaactacaataatttatatgaataaatgtatagtagtaatcacttattccaacatataCCTAAGGAGAACTTCTGGTATATTCTATGTACCACCAGATAATATctcctttatcaacaatggaatctcaacaattatctcaaaattcacctgTATCTCAGTCCTTGTAATATTATGAACAGAAAACACTCTTTAGGGTGGACTACAGTGAacttaatttcttcttatttcaAGATGAAGCGGTGGCTCAATGGTAGAGCTTTCGACTCCAATTAAATCTTGGAAATTCCACGGAATAAGATTGCAATCGAAGGGTTGCAGGTTCAATTCCTGTCcgtttcatttttttgattttttctcaCGTAAAAAAGAGGCTGGACGATGATCGTGAACCGCGTTAAGTGgcttgtttttttcctgtGCGGGCTGAATGGATGACGCGTTTTCCCAGCCGACCGATTTTTTGGCGACAATTCTAGTGGTGTTCTTGGAAATGTAAAAATAGAACTGGGCTATAATGCACTAGGGTCTCTGAGAGGTTGCTTTTCGTGGTGGAGGATACGAAAATGACACTGTCTTAATTACAATGGCAGTTCTTCTCGCTCGATCAAGAAGTTCTTTTTCCCGATTGGGAATAAGATATATTTAGAGCTCGCAATTACTGGTTTCATAtgttagtttttttttctctataAATACTTGCTGGTCAGCAACATGAAAAAAGCGCAAAAGATGAAACACTTATTGAAACTTCTCTGATTAGTTaatatttatcaaattttccTTTATCACCCTGGgaaatatcaataaaatAGTGACTTATACCAAAATTAATACAGCGTAAAACTATGAAACTGCTCGATCTAATATCGGTACTTAGTGCCTCTTCATTATTGTCTACATTGGCTAGTGCTGAAAGCACTACTGATACAGACAGTACATCTGCTACATCGAGCGGGACTTCGTGTAATCCTTTAAAAACTACAGGCTGTACGCCTGACACAGCCCTGGCGACTAGTTTCattgaagatttttcatcatcatccgAATGGTTTACTGATTTGAAGCATGCAGGTGAAATCAAATACGGCAAGGACGGATTGTCGATGACGCTCGCAAAAAGATATGATAACCCAAGTTTGAAATCTAATTTTTACATCATGTACGGCAAATTGGAAGTAGTTTTAAAGGCTGCCAGTGGTACTGGTATTGTTTCATCATTCTATTTACAAAGTGACGATTTAGATGAAATTGATATCGAGTGGGTGGGCAGTGACAACACTCAATTTCAATCtaacttcttttctaaaGGTGATACAACAACATACGACAGAGGTCAATTTCACGGTGTCGACACTCCTACCGATAAATTTCATAACTATACTCTAGATTGGGCAATGGACAAAACGACTTGGTACCTCGATGGGGAATCAGTCAGAGTACTATCGAACACATCGAGCGAAGGTTATCCACAATCTCCAATGTATGTTATGATGGGTATTTGGGCCGGTGGTGATCCAGACAATGCTCCTGGTACCATTGAATGGGCCGGTGGTGAAACTAATTACGATGATGCCCCATTTACCATgtatattgaaaaagtcaTTGTTACCGATTATTCTACTGGTAAAAAATACACCTATGGTGACAAATCCGGTTCATGGGAATCCATTGATGTTGAAGACGGTTCTATTTATGGTAGATACGACCAAGCACAAGAAGATTTTGCCGTCTTAGCTAGCGGTGGTAGTGTTTCTACCACCTCGTCgtcctcttcttcaaccaGCTCTTCATCCGCagtatcatcatcaaaatcttcatcCGCagtatcatcatcaaaatcttcatcCGCagtatcatcatcaaaatcttcGTCAGTAGTATCATCGgcaaaatcatcatcagcaAAATCTTCGTCAGTGgtatcatcttcatcttcatcttcatcttcatcctcttcagTGTCATCTAAAAAGTCTTCCTCGTCAGTCACTTCTAGTTCC is part of the Saccharomyces mikatae IFO 1815 strain IFO1815 genome assembly, chromosome: 16 genome and harbors:
- the CRH1 gene encoding transglycosylase (similar to Saccharomyces cerevisiae CRH1 (YGR189C)), translated to MKLLDLISVLSASSLLSTLASAESTTDTDSTSATSSGTSCNPLKTTGCTPDTALATSFIEDFSSSSEWFTDLKHAGEIKYGKDGLSMTLAKRYDNPSLKSNFYIMYGKLEVVLKAASGTGIVSSFYLQSDDLDEIDIEWVGSDNTQFQSNFFSKGDTTTYDRGQFHGVDTPTDKFHNYTLDWAMDKTTWYLDGESVRVLSNTSSEGYPQSPMYVMMGIWAGGDPDNAPGTIEWAGGETNYDDAPFTMYIEKVIVTDYSTGKKYTYGDKSGSWESIDVEDGSIYGRYDQAQEDFAVLASGGSVSTTSSSSSSTSSSSAVSSSKSSSAVSSSKSSSAVSSSKSSSVVSSAKSSSAKSSSVVSSSSSSSSSSSSVSSKKSSSSVTSSSVRSSDKQSTTSKEPLVSSTASRSTISSSPKASTIASSTKSTVTPTTHQSTLSSSSPGQDKSSVTTSSKDVASSTTQTSSKPTSVQSSTSETSSPYSVQIANGAMFAQSLPIKGKLFSLLVTVLFGLV